One stretch of Acidobacteriota bacterium DNA includes these proteins:
- a CDS encoding MBL fold metallo-hydrolase — MRFAVLGSGSGGNCTFLATEQAKILVDAGFSGRETERRLAGIGERLESLSAILITHEHSDHVGGLGRLAKKYRIPVYITAATRAALSPQIALPVVETIAPGQEFQIADLTIEPFTIPHDAVDPVAYRFTAAGVRVALATDLGYLPENVKHYLRGCAAMILESNHDLEMLRSGPYPWHLKQRVMGRTGHLSNTALGEFLRDEFDGQAQTIILAHLSEQNNHPQIAQVEATAALESRSRPQTRVVISQQDEASELFEF; from the coding sequence ATTCGTTTTGCGGTGCTGGGCAGCGGCAGCGGCGGAAACTGCACGTTCCTGGCCACGGAGCAAGCCAAGATTCTGGTGGACGCCGGCTTCAGTGGCCGGGAGACCGAGCGACGGTTGGCGGGCATCGGCGAGCGGCTGGAATCGCTGTCGGCGATTTTGATTACGCACGAGCACTCGGACCATGTCGGGGGTCTGGGCCGGCTCGCCAAGAAGTACCGCATTCCGGTATATATAACGGCTGCGACGCGCGCGGCGCTGTCGCCCCAGATTGCATTGCCCGTGGTGGAGACCATCGCGCCGGGCCAGGAATTTCAGATCGCCGATCTGACCATTGAGCCGTTCACCATCCCGCACGACGCGGTCGATCCGGTGGCGTATCGCTTCACGGCGGCGGGGGTTCGCGTGGCGCTGGCGACGGATTTGGGATATTTGCCGGAGAATGTGAAGCACTACCTGCGCGGCTGCGCGGCCATGATCCTGGAGTCGAATCATGATCTGGAGATGCTGCGCAGCGGGCCGTATCCGTGGCATCTGAAGCAACGGGTGATGGGACGGACGGGGCATCTGTCGAATACGGCGCTCGGGGAATTTCTGCGCGACGAGTTTGACGGTCAGGCGCAGACGATCATCCTGGCGCATTTGAGCGAGCAGAATAATCATCCGCAGATCGCGCAAGTGGAAGCCACCGCCGCGCTGGAATCGCGCAGCCGCCCGCAGACCCGCGTGGTAATCAGCCAGCAGGACGAAGCCAGCGAATTATTTGAGTTTTGA
- a CDS encoding mannose-1-phosphate guanylyltransferase: MKTTKVASNSTSLNVHLYGVILAGGRGTRFWPRSRAAHPKQLMNFIGGTSLLQQTVARLAPLIPAERIWVFTNELLLKQVRKQLPGVPPEQIIAEPVQRNTGPCAGLAAELILRRDPDAVLGMFPSDQTIADEHAFLKVVRLAVAQAARHKIVVLGIAPRWPETGYGYMEFSRRPARRNSQALPVLRFREKPKLSVAQRYLKAGRFFWNSGMFFWRASLLREQLQQHLPATASVLNQIAERMAASSVGRGQRVLRELYPDCENISVDFAVLEKARGIVGIPCEVGWSDVGSWNAVYDLLQKDSRANVLRSESLLIDSSGLLVDVPGKLFAAIGIADLIVVETGGALLVARRDRAQDVSRLVKQLELARRNELL, from the coding sequence ATGAAAACTACGAAGGTCGCATCCAACTCGACTTCGCTTAACGTGCACCTCTACGGCGTGATACTTGCCGGCGGTCGAGGCACGCGCTTCTGGCCGCGCAGCCGCGCCGCGCATCCCAAACAGTTGATGAATTTTATCGGCGGAACGAGCCTGTTGCAGCAGACTGTTGCGCGATTGGCTCCGCTGATTCCCGCCGAGCGCATCTGGGTCTTCACCAACGAACTGCTGCTCAAGCAGGTCCGCAAGCAGTTGCCCGGCGTGCCGCCCGAGCAGATCATCGCCGAACCGGTCCAGCGCAACACAGGGCCGTGCGCGGGTCTGGCCGCCGAACTGATCCTGCGGCGTGATCCCGATGCGGTGCTCGGCATGTTTCCCTCCGATCAGACGATTGCAGACGAGCACGCATTTCTGAAAGTAGTCCGGCTGGCCGTGGCGCAGGCGGCGCGCCATAAGATTGTCGTGCTGGGGATTGCTCCGCGCTGGCCCGAGACGGGCTACGGCTACATGGAGTTTTCCAGGCGCCCGGCTCGCCGCAATTCGCAGGCGCTGCCCGTGTTGCGTTTCCGCGAGAAGCCCAAGTTGAGCGTGGCCCAGCGCTATCTGAAGGCCGGACGCTTTTTCTGGAACAGTGGAATGTTTTTTTGGCGAGCATCGTTGCTTCGTGAACAATTGCAACAGCACCTTCCCGCCACCGCATCCGTGCTGAATCAGATCGCTGAACGCATGGCGGCATCCTCCGTGGGCCGCGGCCAGCGCGTGTTGAGGGAGCTGTATCCGGACTGCGAGAATATCTCGGTGGACTTCGCGGTGCTTGAAAAAGCGCGCGGCATTGTGGGCATCCCGTGCGAGGTGGGCTGGAGCGATGTAGGCAGTTGGAACGCGGTCTACGACCTGCTCCAGAAAGATTCACGGGCCAATGTTTTGCGCAGCGAATCCTTGCTGATCGATTCCAGCGGCCTGCTGGTGGATGTGCCCGGAAAATTATTCGCGGCCATCGGGATTGCTGATCTGATCGTGGTTGAAACCGGTGGCGCCCTGTTGGTGGCTCGGCGCGATCGCGCGCAGGACGTTTCACGATTAGTGAAGCAGCTTGAATTGGCGCGGAGGAACGAGTT
- a CDS encoding adenylosuccinate lyase: protein MIARYTRPAMGAVWSEENKFRKWLEVETAAAEVLAEQGEIPAEAARAIREKARFDVRRINEIEAEVKHDVIAFTTAVSENLGPESRYLHYGLTSNDVVDTAQNLLLREASAIIMEGLRKLSDVLKRRALEFQHTVMIGRTHGVHAEPITFGLKFANWYSETQRNIARMEDASAQMAVGKISGAVGTFAHVGPEVEDKICARLGLAPAAISSQVIQRDRHAHYVSTLALITATLDKIALEIRGLQRTEVREAEEFFGSGQKGSSAMPHKRNPVTCEQICGLARVVRGNAQAALENVALWHERDISHSSVERVILPDSTILTDYLLDRTTRVLDQLLVYPERMIKNLEMTRGLVFSGQLLLDLTTKGALREQAYLWVQRTAMRAWQNGEDFRALVGADEDIARTLSSAEIDKAFSVQRQLRNVDAIFKRVFANEP from the coding sequence TTGATAGCCCGTTATACGCGCCCGGCAATGGGCGCTGTCTGGAGCGAGGAAAACAAGTTTCGCAAGTGGCTGGAGGTGGAGACCGCCGCCGCCGAGGTGCTTGCCGAGCAGGGCGAGATTCCCGCCGAGGCCGCCCGCGCCATCCGCGAGAAGGCGCGCTTCGACGTGCGCCGCATCAACGAGATTGAGGCCGAGGTGAAGCATGACGTCATCGCCTTCACCACCGCCGTGTCGGAAAATCTTGGCCCGGAGTCGCGCTACCTGCACTATGGCCTGACCTCGAACGACGTGGTGGATACGGCGCAGAACCTGCTGCTGCGCGAGGCCTCGGCGATCATCATGGAGGGCTTGCGCAAACTGAGCGACGTGCTCAAGCGCCGCGCGCTGGAGTTTCAGCACACGGTCATGATTGGCCGCACGCACGGCGTACACGCCGAGCCCATCACCTTTGGATTAAAATTCGCCAACTGGTATTCCGAGACGCAGCGCAATATCGCGCGCATGGAAGACGCCTCCGCACAGATGGCCGTGGGGAAAATTTCCGGCGCGGTGGGTACATTCGCGCACGTTGGCCCCGAGGTGGAAGATAAGATTTGCGCGCGGCTGGGACTCGCGCCCGCGGCGATATCGAGTCAGGTGATTCAGCGCGACCGCCACGCGCATTACGTTTCCACGCTGGCCTTGATTACCGCTACGCTCGACAAGATCGCGCTGGAGATTCGCGGCCTGCAACGCACCGAAGTGCGCGAGGCGGAAGAGTTTTTCGGCAGCGGGCAAAAGGGTTCTTCGGCGATGCCGCATAAGCGCAATCCGGTAACCTGCGAGCAGATCTGCGGACTGGCGCGCGTGGTCCGCGGCAACGCGCAGGCAGCGCTCGAGAATGTGGCGCTGTGGCACGAGCGCGACATCTCCCACTCGTCCGTCGAGCGCGTCATCCTGCCCGACAGCACCATCCTCACCGACTACCTGCTGGATCGCACCACGCGCGTACTGGATCAGTTATTGGTCTATCCCGAGCGCATGATAAAGAACCTGGAGATGACCCGTGGACTGGTCTTCTCCGGCCAATTGCTGCTCGATCTGACCACCAAGGGTGCCTTGCGTGAGCAGGCTTATCTGTGGGTGCAGCGCACCGCCATGCGCGCCTGGCAGAACGGCGAGGATTTTCGCGCGCTGGTCGGTGCCGATGAGGACATCGCGCGCACTCTTAGCTCAGCCGAGATCGACAAGGCTTTTTCCGTACAGCGACAGTTGCGCAACGTCGATGCCATCTTCAAACGCGTGTTTGCAAATGAGCCCTAG